From the genome of Streptococcus lutetiensis, one region includes:
- the grpE gene encoding nucleotide exchange factor GrpE — MSEETKNEELQEEVEATDVVTEEKTKEQPQEEAQNEELQKALERAEDFENKYLRAHAEMQNIQRRANEERQQLQKYRSQDLAKAILPSLDNLERALAVEGLTDDVKKGLEMTRNSLVRALNEEGVEEVVVENFDHNLHMAVQTLPADDEHPVDSIAQVLQKGYKLHERLLRPAMVVVYN, encoded by the coding sequence GTGTCAGAAGAAACTAAAAACGAAGAACTTCAAGAAGAAGTTGAAGCCACTGATGTTGTGACTGAAGAAAAAACAAAAGAACAGCCTCAAGAAGAGGCTCAAAACGAAGAATTGCAAAAAGCACTTGAACGTGCTGAAGATTTTGAAAATAAATACCTTCGAGCACATGCTGAAATGCAAAATATTCAACGCCGTGCTAACGAAGAACGTCAGCAATTACAAAAATACCGTTCACAAGATTTAGCAAAAGCTATTCTACCAAGTTTGGATAACTTGGAACGAGCTCTTGCTGTTGAAGGTTTGACTGACGATGTTAAAAAAGGTCTTGAAATGACACGCAATAGCCTTGTTCGTGCGCTTAACGAAGAAGGTGTTGAAGAAGTGGTTGTTGAGAACTTTGACCACAACTTGCACATGGCAGTTCAAACACTTCCAGCGGATGATGAACATCCAGTGGATAGCATTGCACAAGTTCTTCAAAAAGGTTATAAACTTCACGAACGCTTGTTGCGTCCTGCAATGGTTGTTGTTTACAACTAA
- the dnaK gene encoding molecular chaperone DnaK, with product MSKIIGIDLGTTNSAVAVLEGTESKIIANPEGNRTTPSVVSFKNGEIIVGDAAKRQAVTNPDTVISIKSKMGTSEKVSANGKEYTPQEISAMILQYLKGYAEDYLGEKVTKAVITVPAYFNDAQRQATKDAGKIAGLEVERIVNEPTAAALAYGLDKTDKDEKILVFDLGGGTFDVSILELGDGVFDVLATAGDNKLGGDDFDQKIIDWLVADFKNENGIDLSQDKMALQRLKDAAEKAKKDLSGVTQTQISLPFITAGAAGPLHLETSLSRAKFDDLTRDLVERTKAPVRQALSDAGLSISEIDEVILVGGSTRIPAVVEAVKAETGKEPNKSVNPDEVVAMGAAIQGGVITGDVKDVVLLDVTPLSLGIETMGGVFTKLIDRNTTIPTSKSQVFSTAADNQPAVDIHVLQGERPMAADNKTLGRFQLTDIPAAPRGIPQIEVTFDIDKNGIVSVKAKDLGTQKEQHIVIQSNSGLTDEEIEKMMKDAEANAEADAKRKEEVDLRNEVDQAIFATEKTIKETEGKGFDTERDAAQSALDELKAAQEANNLEDMKAKLEVLNEKAQALAVKMYEQAAAAQQAAQGAEGAQSADSSNNNGDDVVDGEFTEK from the coding sequence ATGTCTAAAATTATTGGTATTGACTTAGGTACAACAAACTCAGCTGTTGCAGTTCTTGAAGGAACTGAATCAAAAATCATTGCAAACCCAGAAGGTAACCGTACAACTCCATCAGTTGTTTCATTCAAAAACGGTGAAATCATCGTTGGTGATGCTGCAAAACGTCAAGCAGTAACAAACCCAGATACAGTTATCTCTATCAAATCTAAAATGGGTACTTCTGAAAAAGTATCTGCAAACGGTAAAGAATACACTCCACAAGAAATCTCAGCAATGATTCTTCAATACCTTAAAGGTTACGCTGAAGATTACCTTGGTGAAAAAGTAACAAAAGCTGTTATCACAGTTCCTGCATACTTCAACGATGCTCAACGTCAAGCAACTAAAGATGCTGGTAAAATCGCTGGTCTTGAAGTAGAACGTATCGTTAACGAACCAACTGCAGCTGCACTTGCTTACGGTCTTGATAAAACGGATAAAGACGAAAAAATCTTGGTATTTGACCTTGGTGGTGGTACATTCGACGTATCTATCCTTGAACTTGGTGATGGTGTCTTTGACGTACTTGCTACAGCAGGTGATAACAAACTTGGTGGTGACGACTTCGACCAAAAAATTATTGATTGGTTAGTTGCTGACTTCAAGAACGAAAACGGAATTGACCTTAGCCAAGATAAAATGGCGCTTCAACGTTTGAAAGATGCTGCTGAAAAAGCTAAAAAAGATCTTTCAGGTGTTACTCAAACACAAATCTCACTTCCATTCATTACTGCGGGTGCTGCTGGACCTCTTCATTTGGAAACAAGCCTTTCACGTGCTAAATTCGATGACTTGACTCGTGACCTTGTTGAACGTACTAAAGCTCCAGTTCGTCAAGCTCTTTCAGATGCAGGTCTTTCAATCTCTGAAATCGATGAAGTTATCCTTGTCGGTGGTTCAACTCGTATCCCTGCCGTTGTAGAAGCTGTTAAAGCTGAAACTGGCAAAGAACCAAACAAATCAGTTAACCCTGATGAAGTAGTTGCTATGGGTGCTGCTATCCAAGGTGGTGTTATCACTGGTGATGTTAAAGACGTCGTTCTTCTTGACGTAACTCCATTGTCACTTGGTATCGAAACTATGGGTGGTGTATTTACAAAACTTATCGATCGTAACACTACTATCCCAACTTCTAAATCACAAGTCTTCTCAACAGCTGCTGATAACCAACCAGCTGTAGATATCCACGTTCTTCAAGGTGAACGTCCAATGGCTGCTGATAACAAAACTCTTGGTCGTTTCCAATTGACTGATATCCCAGCTGCACCTCGTGGTATCCCTCAAATCGAAGTAACATTTGATATCGATAAAAACGGTATCGTATCTGTTAAAGCTAAAGACCTTGGTACTCAAAAAGAACAACACATCGTTATCCAATCTAACTCAGGTTTGACTGATGAAGAAATTGAAAAAATGATGAAAGATGCAGAAGCTAACGCAGAAGCTGATGCTAAACGTAAAGAAGAAGTTGACCTTCGTAACGAAGTTGATCAAGCTATCTTTGCAACAGAAAAAACAATCAAAGAAACTGAAGGCAAAGGCTTTGATACAGAACGTGATGCTGCTCAATCTGCTCTTGATGAATTGAAAGCTGCTCAAGAAGCTAACAATCTTGAAGATATGAAAGCTAAACTTGAAGTTCTTAATGAAAAAGCTCAAGCACTTGCTGTTAAAATGTACGAACAAGCTGCTGCAGCTCAACAAGCAGCACAAGGTGCTGAAGGTGCTCAATCAGCTGATTCATCAAACAACAATGGTGATGACGTTGTTGACGGTGAATTCACTGAAAAATAA
- the dnaJ gene encoding molecular chaperone DnaJ: MNNTEFYDRLGVSKDASQAEIKKAYRKMSKKYHPDINKEPGAEKKYKEVQEAYETLGDEHKRAAYDQYGPAGANGGFGGGAGGFGGFDGAGFGGFEDIFSSFFGGGGGMRNPNAPRQGDDLQYRVNLTFEEAVFGVEKEVAYNRESTCSTCHGSGAKPGTSPVTCSRCHGSGVINVDTQTPLGMMRRQVTCDVCHGTGKEIKEPCHTCHGTGHEKKTHKVSVKIPAGVETDQQIRLQGQGEAGFNGGPYGDLFVIINVLPSNKFERNGSTIYYTMNISFVQAALGDTVEVPTVHGDVEMTIPAGTQTGKTFRLRGKGAPKLRGGGQGDQYVTVNIVTPTKLNDAQVEALKQFAQAGGDKVGNPKKKGFFDKVKDAFDGE; encoded by the coding sequence ATGAACAATACAGAATTTTACGATCGTTTGGGTGTTTCTAAAGACGCTTCACAAGCTGAAATTAAAAAAGCTTACCGCAAAATGTCTAAAAAGTATCACCCAGATATTAATAAAGAACCTGGTGCAGAAAAAAAATATAAGGAAGTTCAAGAAGCCTATGAAACTTTAGGAGATGAACACAAACGTGCAGCTTATGACCAATATGGTCCTGCTGGTGCCAACGGTGGCTTCGGTGGTGGAGCTGGCGGTTTTGGCGGTTTTGATGGAGCTGGCTTCGGTGGATTTGAAGATATCTTCTCAAGCTTCTTTGGCGGAGGCGGCGGAATGCGTAATCCAAACGCACCTCGTCAAGGAGATGACCTTCAATACCGTGTTAATTTGACATTTGAAGAAGCTGTCTTTGGTGTTGAAAAAGAAGTGGCTTACAACCGTGAATCAACATGTTCAACTTGTCATGGCTCAGGTGCTAAACCAGGAACTAGCCCTGTAACATGTAGCCGTTGTCATGGTTCAGGTGTGATTAATGTCGATACACAAACACCACTTGGTATGATGCGTCGTCAAGTGACATGTGATGTCTGTCATGGTACAGGTAAAGAAATCAAAGAACCATGTCACACATGTCATGGAACAGGACACGAAAAGAAAACACACAAAGTATCTGTTAAAATTCCAGCAGGTGTTGAAACTGATCAACAAATTCGCTTGCAAGGACAAGGTGAAGCTGGCTTTAACGGCGGCCCTTATGGTGACCTCTTCGTTATCATCAATGTCTTGCCAAGCAATAAATTTGAACGTAACGGTTCAACAATTTATTACACAATGAACATCAGTTTTGTTCAAGCTGCGCTCGGTGATACTGTTGAAGTGCCAACGGTTCATGGTGATGTTGAAATGACTATCCCAGCTGGAACTCAAACTGGTAAAACGTTCCGACTTCGCGGTAAAGGTGCTCCTAAATTGCGTGGTGGTGGTCAAGGTGACCAATATGTTACTGTTAATATTGTGACACCAACAAAACTTAACGATGCACAAGTTGAAGCTCTTAAACAATTTGCGCAAGCAGGTGGCGACAAAGTTGGAAATCCTAAGAAAAAAGGTTTCTTCGACAAAGTTAAAGACGCCTTTGATGGTGAATAA
- the truA gene encoding tRNA pseudouridine(38-40) synthase TruA, with amino-acid sequence MVRYKATISYDGRLFAGFQRQPSERSVQEELEKTLQKLNSGTPVKVHGAGRTDSGVHAYGQVVHFDLPQARDVEKLRFGLDTQSPEDIDVVDVELVSDDFHSRYNKHSKTYEFLVDAGRPKNPMMRHYATHYPHPLDLALMQEAIKDLVGTHDFTGFTASGTSVENKVRTITRATVDIDEKTGFFVFTFSGNGFLYKQVRNMVGTLLKIGNGRMPVSQIKTVLESKNRDLAGPTAAGNGLYLKEIIYDE; translated from the coding sequence ATGGTAAGATATAAAGCAACAATTTCATATGATGGTAGGCTTTTTGCTGGTTTTCAGCGTCAGCCGAGTGAACGTTCGGTACAAGAAGAACTTGAAAAGACGCTGCAGAAGTTAAACAGTGGCACTCCTGTCAAAGTACATGGTGCTGGTCGTACGGATTCTGGTGTTCATGCTTATGGTCAGGTCGTTCATTTTGATTTGCCTCAAGCGCGTGATGTTGAGAAATTGCGTTTTGGATTGGACACGCAATCTCCAGAAGACATTGACGTAGTGGATGTTGAATTAGTCAGTGATGACTTTCACTCTCGCTATAATAAACACAGTAAAACTTATGAATTTTTAGTTGATGCTGGTCGTCCTAAGAATCCGATGATGCGCCATTATGCGACGCATTACCCACATCCGTTAGATTTGGCTTTAATGCAGGAAGCTATCAAGGATTTGGTGGGAACACATGATTTTACAGGATTTACAGCTTCAGGAACATCTGTAGAAAATAAAGTTCGCACGATTACACGAGCAACGGTTGACATTGACGAAAAAACTGGTTTCTTTGTCTTTACCTTCAGTGGAAATGGTTTTCTTTATAAACAAGTCCGCAATATGGTTGGGACTTTGCTTAAAATTGGTAATGGTCGTATGCCAGTTAGTCAGATTAAGACGGTTTTGGAGTCTAAAAATCGTGACTTAGCTGGACCTACGGCTGCGGGTAACGGTCTTTATTTGAAGGAGATTATTTATGACGAATAA
- a CDS encoding bifunctional hydroxymethylpyrimidine kinase/phosphomethylpyrimidine kinase: MTNKYILAISGNDIFSGGGLYADLATYTTNHLHGFLAVTCLTAVTDKGFEVFATDNDVFAHQLNSLKDVPFSGIKLGLLPNVDVADLSLEFVKSHTEIPIVLDPVLVCKEKHDVEVSALRDELLKFFPYATIITPNLVEAELLAQTSIKTLDDMKAAAKLLYDLGVKNVVIKGGNRLSKEKAIDIFYDGSEFSVFENDILDTNNIGAGCTLASSIASQLVLGKSPKEAVAESKEFVFQAIRHSDQYGVKQNYEQD, encoded by the coding sequence ATGACGAATAAGTACATTTTGGCAATTTCTGGAAATGATATTTTTAGTGGTGGCGGTTTGTATGCTGATTTAGCCACTTATACGACAAATCATCTACACGGTTTTTTAGCGGTAACTTGTTTGACAGCAGTGACTGACAAAGGGTTTGAAGTTTTTGCGACAGATAATGACGTTTTTGCGCATCAATTAAACAGCCTCAAGGATGTTCCATTTTCAGGTATCAAGCTTGGACTTTTACCGAATGTGGATGTTGCTGACTTATCACTTGAATTTGTTAAATCTCATACAGAAATTCCAATTGTACTTGACCCAGTTTTGGTTTGTAAGGAAAAACATGATGTTGAAGTATCAGCTTTGCGTGATGAACTTTTGAAATTTTTCCCATATGCTACAATCATCACACCTAACTTGGTAGAAGCAGAGCTATTAGCACAAACGTCAATTAAAACTTTAGATGATATGAAAGCTGCAGCTAAGCTTTTGTATGATTTGGGTGTAAAAAATGTGGTCATCAAAGGTGGAAATCGCTTAAGTAAAGAAAAAGCTATCGATATCTTTTATGATGGTAGTGAGTTTTCAGTCTTTGAAAATGACATTCTTGACACAAATAATATTGGTGCTGGTTGTACATTGGCATCAAGTATTGCAAGTCAGCTAGTACTTGGAAAATCACCTAAAGAAGCAGTTGCTGAATCAAAAGAGTTTGTTTTTCAAGCGATTCGTCACTCAGACCAATATGGAGTAAAACAAAATTATGAGCAGGACTAA
- a CDS encoding ECF transporter S component, with amino-acid sequence MSRTKTYHLTLMAVLTALSVVLAFIHVPTPTGYLTLLDVGIYFTAYYLGSKYGAVVGGLSGFLIDLLLGYPQYMFHSLIAHGAQGYFAGWTGKKRILGLILASILMVGWYFLATFLLGYGLGGALAGIPGNLLQNLFGMLVGYLVYLAYQRFENK; translated from the coding sequence ATGAGCAGGACTAAGACATATCATTTAACCCTAATGGCTGTTTTGACTGCCTTGAGTGTTGTTTTGGCGTTTATTCATGTCCCAACGCCGACGGGTTATTTGACCCTGTTAGATGTTGGTATTTATTTTACGGCTTATTATTTAGGTTCAAAATATGGAGCGGTTGTTGGTGGCTTATCTGGCTTTCTCATTGACCTGTTGTTAGGTTATCCACAATACATGTTTCACAGTTTAATTGCTCATGGAGCGCAAGGGTATTTTGCAGGATGGACTGGGAAAAAACGCATTTTAGGGCTTATTCTGGCTAGTATTTTGATGGTTGGCTGGTATTTCTTAGCGACTTTTCTTTTAGGTTATGGTCTAGGAGGAGCTTTGGCTGGTATTCCTGGAAATCTTTTACAAAATCTTTTTGGAATGTTAGTTGGTTACCTCGTTTATCTGGCTTATCAACGTTTTGAAAATAAATAG
- a CDS encoding TIGR01440 family protein yields the protein MDLKALANQTRVIVVDIIERSAIKKGQIFVLGLSSSEVAGGLIGKNSSAEIGEVIVKTLLEELTERGIYLAVQGCEHLNRALTVERELAEKKDLEIVNVIPNLHAGGSGQVAAFKFMQDPVEVEEIVAHAGLDIGDTFIGMHVKRVQVPLIPVQRELGGAHVTALASRPRLIGGARATYTADPIRKF from the coding sequence ATGGATTTAAAGGCTTTAGCGAATCAAACACGAGTGATTGTCGTTGATATTATTGAACGCTCTGCCATTAAAAAAGGACAAATTTTTGTCCTTGGACTGTCATCTAGTGAAGTGGCTGGAGGTTTGATTGGAAAAAATAGCAGCGCTGAAATCGGTGAAGTGATTGTAAAAACACTTCTTGAAGAATTGACTGAGCGTGGCATTTATTTGGCAGTTCAAGGGTGTGAGCACCTGAATCGTGCCTTGACAGTAGAACGTGAACTGGCTGAGAAAAAGGATTTAGAAATCGTTAATGTCATTCCAAATCTGCACGCTGGAGGAAGTGGTCAAGTTGCTGCATTTAAATTCATGCAAGATCCTGTAGAAGTAGAAGAAATTGTGGCGCATGCTGGTCTTGATATTGGTGATACATTTATTGGAATGCATGTTAAGCGCGTGCAAGTGCCATTGATTCCAGTGCAGCGTGAATTAGGTGGTGCGCATGTGACAGCTTTAGCTAGCCGACCAAGATTAATAGGTGGTGCGCGTGCGACTTACACCGCTGATCCAATTCGTAAATTTTAA
- a CDS encoding mechanosensitive ion channel family protein: MNIISKYIERLQVEEIAVDIISKIVSLLLLLIVFLIAKRVLNFIFTHAIAKSISLSRQTEARKKTIVKLLHNIMSYTLYFFFISWVLSILGVPVSSLLAGAGLAGVALGLGAQGFLTDVVNGFFILLENQFEVGDSVVIGSVEGNISSVGIRTTQIRGFDGTLHFIPNRNITVVSNKSRGDMRVQIDIPIYAHTDLAKVSNIIKTINKEQLPAFPEIVGSPTILGPCTNTTAQLVFRVDIFVQNGKQNYIYSNFYRLYQEALLENDISLPTMYANLTLSK; encoded by the coding sequence ATGAACATTATTTCAAAATATATCGAACGTCTTCAGGTAGAAGAAATTGCAGTTGATATCATCTCAAAAATCGTATCACTTCTCCTTCTTCTTATCGTATTTTTAATCGCAAAACGCGTGTTAAATTTCATTTTCACACACGCTATTGCAAAATCAATTTCACTTTCACGACAGACTGAAGCTCGCAAAAAAACCATTGTCAAATTGCTTCACAACATCATGAGTTACACCCTTTATTTCTTCTTTATTTCTTGGGTGCTAAGTATTCTTGGTGTACCTGTCTCTAGTCTACTTGCTGGGGCTGGACTTGCTGGGGTTGCCCTTGGTCTTGGCGCACAAGGTTTCTTAACTGATGTTGTTAATGGTTTCTTCATCTTGCTTGAAAATCAATTTGAAGTTGGGGATTCAGTTGTTATCGGTTCTGTCGAAGGAAATATTTCAAGCGTTGGTATTCGTACTACGCAAATTCGCGGTTTTGATGGAACATTACATTTTATTCCTAACCGCAATATCACCGTTGTTTCTAACAAATCACGCGGCGATATGCGAGTTCAGATTGATATCCCAATCTATGCTCACACAGACTTGGCGAAAGTATCAAACATCATTAAAACCATCAACAAGGAGCAATTACCTGCTTTCCCTGAAATTGTTGGTAGCCCAACAATTCTCGGTCCATGCACAAACACCACTGCTCAGCTAGTTTTCCGTGTTGATATTTTCGTACAAAATGGTAAACAAAATTATATCTATTCTAATTTTTATCGTCTTTATCAAGAGGCACTTTTGGAAAATGATATCTCGCTACCAACCATGTACGCTAACCTAACACTTTCAAAATAA
- the tig gene encoding trigger factor: MSVSFENKATNRGVITFTIGQDKIKPALDQAFNKVKKNLNAPGFRKGHIPRAVFNQQFGEEALYEDALNALLPAAYQAAVAELSLDVVAQPKIDIKSMEKGQEWTLTAEVVTKPEVKLGDYKNLEVSVEATKEVTDAEVDEKVERERNNLAELIVKEGAAELGDTVVIDFVGSVDGVEFDGGKGENFSLELGSGQFIPGFEDQLVGAKAGETVEVNVTFPEQYQAEDLAGKDAKFVTTVHEVKAKEVPALDDELAKDIDEEVETLDELKAKYRKELESAKEVAFDDAVEGAALELAVANAEIVELPEEMVHDEVHRAMNEFMGNMQRQGISPEMYFQLTGTTEEDLHKQYEADADKRVKTNLVIEAIAKAEGFEASDEEIEKEINDLASEYNMEVEQVRNLLSADMLKHDIAMKKAVEVVTSTAKVK, encoded by the coding sequence ATGTCTGTATCATTTGAAAACAAAGCTACTAACCGTGGCGTGATTACATTCACAATCGGTCAAGATAAAATCAAACCAGCTCTTGATCAAGCCTTCAACAAAGTTAAGAAAAATTTGAATGCACCTGGATTCCGCAAAGGTCACATTCCACGTGCCGTATTCAACCAACAATTTGGTGAAGAAGCTCTTTATGAAGATGCACTGAACGCTCTTCTTCCTGCAGCTTACCAAGCAGCAGTTGCTGAACTTAGCCTTGATGTTGTTGCACAACCAAAAATTGATATCAAATCAATGGAAAAAGGTCAAGAATGGACTTTGACTGCTGAAGTTGTTACAAAACCAGAAGTAAAACTTGGTGACTACAAAAACCTTGAAGTTTCAGTAGAAGCTACTAAAGAAGTAACTGACGCTGAAGTTGACGAAAAAGTAGAACGCGAACGCAACAACCTTGCAGAACTTATCGTTAAAGAAGGTGCTGCAGAACTTGGTGACACTGTTGTTATCGACTTCGTTGGTTCAGTTGACGGTGTTGAATTTGACGGTGGTAAAGGTGAAAACTTCTCACTTGAACTTGGTTCAGGTCAATTCATCCCTGGCTTCGAAGACCAATTAGTTGGTGCTAAAGCTGGTGAAACTGTAGAAGTTAACGTAACATTCCCAGAACAATATCAAGCTGAAGACCTTGCTGGTAAAGATGCTAAATTCGTTACAACTGTACACGAAGTTAAAGCTAAAGAAGTTCCAGCTCTTGATGACGAACTTGCTAAAGACATCGACGAAGAAGTTGAAACTCTTGACGAATTGAAAGCTAAATACCGTAAAGAACTTGAATCAGCTAAAGAAGTCGCATTTGACGATGCTGTTGAAGGTGCTGCGCTTGAATTGGCTGTTGCAAACGCTGAAATCGTTGAATTGCCAGAAGAAATGGTTCACGACGAAGTTCACCGCGCCATGAACGAATTCATGGGTAACATGCAACGTCAAGGTATCTCTCCAGAAATGTACTTCCAATTGACTGGTACAACTGAAGAAGACCTTCACAAACAATACGAAGCTGACGCTGACAAACGTGTTAAAACTAACCTTGTTATCGAAGCTATCGCTAAAGCAGAAGGATTCGAAGCTTCTGACGAAGAAATCGAAAAAGAAATCAACGACCTTGCTTCAGAATACAACATGGAAGTTGAACAAGTTCGTAACCTTCTTTCAGCAGATATGCTTAAACACGATATCGCTATGAAGAAAGCTGTTGAAGTGGTAACAAGCACTGCAAAAGTAAAATAA
- the rpoE gene encoding DNA-directed RNA polymerase subunit delta has protein sequence MELEVFAGQEKSELSMIEVARAILEERGRDHEMYFSDLVNEIQNYLEKSDAEIREALPYFYSALNVDGSFIPLGDNKWGLRSWYAIDEIDEEIITLEEDENGAPKRKRKRVNAFMDGDEDAIDYSDDDPEDEDFTPESSDLEYDEENPDDEKSEVESYDSEINEIIPDEDLDEEVDINEEDDEDDDLNEE, from the coding sequence TTGGAATTAGAAGTATTTGCTGGACAAGAAAAAAGCGAACTTTCAATGATTGAAGTTGCACGTGCTATTCTGGAAGAACGCGGACGCGATCATGAAATGTATTTCAGCGATCTTGTAAATGAGATCCAAAACTACCTCGAAAAATCTGACGCAGAAATTCGTGAAGCTTTACCATATTTTTACTCTGCATTGAACGTTGATGGAAGCTTTATTCCACTTGGCGACAACAAATGGGGACTTCGTTCATGGTATGCTATCGACGAAATCGACGAAGAAATCATTACACTTGAAGAAGATGAAAATGGAGCACCAAAACGTAAACGCAAACGTGTAAATGCCTTTATGGATGGTGATGAAGATGCTATTGACTATTCAGATGATGACCCAGAAGATGAAGACTTCACACCTGAATCATCTGATTTAGAGTACGATGAAGAAAATCCAGATGATGAAAAATCCGAAGTTGAGTCATATGATTCAGAAATCAACGAAATTATTCCAGACGAAGATTTGGACGAAGAGGTTGACATCAACGAAGAAGATGACGAGGATGATGATTTAAATGAAGAGTAG